In Diadema setosum chromosome 19, eeDiaSeto1, whole genome shotgun sequence, a genomic segment contains:
- the LOC140242223 gene encoding uncharacterized protein, whose protein sequence is MPLQNPFSPSRLRRRLSRETLSIGKSSPDGLAKQVRNNSRLDKDGVAGSSPPRNRRDNTLAQRRKRLNLNDSPAGVADNPQNRQTSRKEQGRVKKKHEANVSDNRIERSPASSPARRKPQTPDVMSPALPYSKDFGTFDLTLCEANDGRCVVLVEYEDRVFLNGKQIYIMLNGTVTDREGKPSKTFQKYYDCALNEKRRIRSNRHSETPTNTKKAYNQARTSHQLRGSKRASKDTSSPGNDRTPSSTTRRESRYCAMKELADLETSFSGNIARLCQTVLEYVGREEAGTESGHEDDDLASEEISRQVQATLSRLIDQFQSVVDLSATLQERDDDDPDIDDDKIIEKLVEEAFSGGAKAAEKATEMKETKESAKISQSTKRRTVGTQIREGHKETRDKGEQTERKFLEETRGITAMREENGLLRDEIIAMENDITQMQALYQDLEKRYIAETEAKVEAMKQLQEMIDSDWREEAINSANRAEDVKEVAKVKIAEAKTEEPKAIPTNATYTLSSVSSVSIGSLSTVSSSDSECLPVADAKEPGQCMQLRTRALKSEIGRLRDVYSDVEDQLTRIANENSSLRLRVAKLTREAKEKQNQLAQANQSRENYLLEIKNLDSVNSQLEVKLAEVIKEKKFLSDKLKTVNEELSAMDVARRKAERESAEMQKTLSAIKEEKRQMSEELSRLEKAHLEESTKSAKLSKNTAENEVQLAIMRGQVGDMSVEVHQLRAENQANSDARQRAERDSRKLESDLRAARKMNVDLSAEVLQSKSTIGSLEDTVRHLEADISKLTQEVVHLEANKVALTQSLAEVKAGNQMLSDSNKELKLEKQLLKRKTLELHNTLEEMNKVNATIRSRLDNWDKDSADLGQRMKQIVGAKAELQDFIRQLNSVNANIERRFEKMDSEYENLERKLRCAGMGDEGTADDVAKA, encoded by the exons ATGACAGCCCTGCTGGTGTTGCTGATAATCCACAGAATCGCCAGACGTCCAG AAAGGAGCAGGGACGTGTCAAGAAGAAACATGAAGCCAACGTTTCTGATAACAGGATCGAGCGTTCTCCGGCGTCCAGCCCGGCCCGCCGTAAACCTCAAACACCGGACGTCATGTCACCGGCGCTCCCCTACAGCAAGGACTTCGGCACCTTTGACTTGACCCTCTGCGAGGCAAACGACGGCCGGTGCGTTGTCCTCGTCGAGTACGAAGACCGTGTGTTTCTGAACGGCAAGCAG ATCTACATCATGCTGAATGGAACGGTAACAGATCGAGAGGGTAAACCGAGCAAGACGTTTCAGAAGTATTACGATTGCGCTCTCAACGAGAAGCGACGTATACGCTCTAATCGACATTCGGAAACACCGACTAACACAAAGAAAGCTTACAATCAGGCGAG GACCTCACATCAGCTCCGTGGATCTAAGAGAGCCTCGAAAGACACCTCCTCGCCTGGCAATGACCGGACTCCTTCATCGACGACCCGCAGAGAATCCAG ATATTGCGCCATGAAGGAACTCGCCGATCTGGAGACGTCCTTCAGCGGTAACATCGCCCGCCTTTGCCAGACGGTCCTAGAATATGTTGGTCGCGAGGAAGCAGGCACGGAAAGCGGGCACGAGGATGACGATCTGGCAAGCGAAGAAATTTCCCGTCAAGTTCAGGCCACACTCAGCAGGCTGATCGACCAGTTTCAGTCCGTGGTCGATCTCAGTGCGACCCTCCAAGAAAGGGACGACGACGATCCGGACATAGACGACGACAAGATCATCGAAAAGCTAGTGGAAGAAGCATTTAGCGGTGGGGCTAAGGCTGCTGAGAAGGCCACGGAAATGAAGGAAACGAAGGAATCAGCGAAGATCTCGCAGTCTACCAAGAGGCGGACAGTAGGAACACAAATCAGAGAGGGACATAAAGAAACACGAGACAAGGGtgaacagacagaaagaaagttCCTAGAAGAGACCAGGGGGATCACGGCTATGAGAGAAGAAAACGGGCTGCTTCGAGATGAGATCATTGCCATGGAGAATGACATAACCCAGATGCAGGCACTGTACCAGGATCTGGAAAAGCGGTACATAgctgaaacagaagcaaaagtCGAGGCGATGAAGCAGCTCCAAGAAATGATAGACAGCGACTGGCGAGAAGAAGCCATAAACTCGGCGAACCGGGCTGAAGACGTCAAAGAGGTCGCTAAGGTTAAAATCGCCGAAGCCAAGACAGAAGAACCAAAAGCCATTCCTACCAACGCGACGTATACCCTCAGTTCCGTTAGCTCCGTTAGTATTGGTAGCCTTTCAACTGTTAGCAGCAGTGACTCAGAATGTCTCCCTGTTGCTGACGCGAAGGAACCCGGTCAGTGTATGCAGCTGAGGACCCGAGCGCTCAAGTCAGAGATCGGCAGACTCCGCGACGTTTATTCGGACGTGGAGGACCAACTGACAAGGATCGCCAATGAGAACTCGTCTCTCCGTCTACGAGTCGCAAAGCTAACTCGCGAAGCAAAGGAGAAGCAAAACCAACTGGCCCAGGCGAATCAATCGCGCGAAAATTACCTGCTCGAAATCAAGAATCTCGATTCTGTGAACTCGCAGCTGGAGGTAAAGCTGGCTGAAGTGATCAAAGAGAAGAAGTTCTTGAGCGACAAGCTGAAAACCGTTAACGAAGAGCTATCGGCAATGGATGTCGCTCGCAGAAAGGCGGAAAGAGAATCGGCTGAAATGCAAAAGACTCTCTCTGCTATAAAAGAGGAAAAGCGTCAGATGAGTGAGGAACTTAGCAGGCTGGAAAAGGCTCACCTTGAGGAGAGTACAAAATCTGCTAAGTTGTCGAAAAACACTGCCGAAAACGAAGTACAGCTTGCCATAATGCGCGGACAAGTCGGCGACATGAGCGTCGAGGTCCATCAACTGCGTGCAGAAAATCAAGCCAATTCGGATGCGCGTCAACGCGCTGAACGCGATAGCAGGAAGCTCGAGTCTGATTTGCGTGCGGCACGCAAAATGAATGTGGACTTGTCTGCCGAGGTGCTCCAATCTAAATCGACGATTGGGTCTCTTGAAGACACCGTGCGTCATCTGGAAGCCGACATCTCCAAGCTTACCCAGGAGGTCGTTCATCTCGAAGCCAATAAAGTTGCCCTGACCCAGAGTCTCGCCGAAGTTAAAGCCGGCAATCAAATGTTGTCGGACTCTAACAAGGAACTAAAACTTGAGAAGCAATTGCTGAAACGGAAAACTCTAGAATTACACAATACGCTTGAAGAGATGAACAAAGTAAACGCAACGATTCGGTCTCGACTTGATAACTGGGATAAAGACAGCGCGGACCTTGGCCAGCGGATGAAGCAAATAGTGGGAGCCAAGGCAGAACTGCAGGATTTCATTCGGCAGCTGAACTCAGTCAATGCCAACATCGAAAGGCGATTCGAGAAGATGGATTCCGAGTATGAAAACCTGGAACGGAAGCTGCGGTGTGCTGGCATGGGAGACGAAGGGACGGCAGACGATGTGGCCAAAGCATAA